The following proteins come from a genomic window of Natrinema saccharevitans:
- a CDS encoding proton-conducting transporter transmembrane domain-containing protein translates to MTEDTATIDDDVAQRPEPTPPRSAVPRASTWTVWTLFLASLGVLALTARGGAGWEFSTLLRIDGLAAVMWVVVTFFSGIVHSYSRRYMAGDSGLERFFARVFGFTLAVMTMTAANHVALFVAAWLAMGLLLAGLIGHVRDWPQARAAGRVARRYFLASSALLAGSVALLAWATDATTLTGILTGLEGVSQTVTLVAAAGVVLAAMVQSALVPFHGWLLSSMTAPTPASALMHAGFVNAGGVLLTRFAPLVGDELVIMSAIVLVGAVSALLGQAMILVQTDVKRKLGSSTIAQMGFMILQCGLGFFAAAIAHLILHGFYKAYLFLSSGSGVERAAPKDAGHTELGFSGVAVSLVTAVGGGALFGVLTGKATSLTLNSGTILTLVVVLTTLTAARDILRRSTLPTTVRFVSVPLVVLTAIGGYAVMFNAVSSMLSGVPMTYVSTELTGVHYLVVALFVGAYLVAELGWYRSSERLYVALLNVSQPDPSTVLTSTEEYNDA, encoded by the coding sequence ATGACCGAGGACACAGCAACGATCGACGACGACGTCGCACAGCGCCCCGAACCGACGCCGCCGCGTTCGGCCGTGCCGCGAGCGTCGACCTGGACGGTCTGGACGCTCTTTCTAGCCAGTCTCGGCGTTCTCGCGCTGACGGCTCGAGGGGGTGCCGGCTGGGAGTTCTCGACGCTCCTGCGGATCGACGGACTGGCCGCGGTCATGTGGGTCGTGGTCACGTTCTTCAGCGGGATCGTCCACAGCTACTCGCGGCGCTACATGGCCGGTGACAGCGGCCTCGAGCGGTTCTTCGCTCGCGTGTTCGGCTTCACCCTCGCGGTCATGACGATGACCGCGGCCAACCACGTCGCGTTGTTCGTTGCCGCGTGGCTGGCGATGGGCCTGCTGCTGGCCGGTCTCATCGGCCACGTTCGCGACTGGCCACAGGCCCGGGCCGCCGGCCGGGTCGCTCGCCGCTACTTCCTCGCCAGCAGCGCCCTGCTCGCCGGCTCGGTGGCGCTGCTCGCCTGGGCGACCGACGCGACGACGCTTACCGGCATCCTCACTGGGCTCGAGGGGGTCTCGCAGACGGTCACGCTCGTCGCCGCCGCGGGGGTCGTCCTCGCGGCGATGGTTCAGTCGGCGCTCGTGCCGTTTCACGGCTGGCTGCTGTCGTCGATGACCGCGCCGACGCCGGCGTCGGCCCTGATGCACGCCGGGTTCGTCAACGCGGGCGGAGTCCTGTTGACCAGGTTCGCGCCGCTGGTCGGCGACGAACTCGTGATCATGTCGGCGATCGTCCTCGTCGGCGCGGTCAGCGCCCTGCTCGGGCAGGCGATGATCCTCGTCCAGACGGACGTCAAGCGCAAACTCGGCAGTTCGACGATCGCCCAGATGGGCTTTATGATACTCCAGTGCGGGCTCGGCTTCTTCGCCGCGGCCATCGCCCATCTCATCCTGCACGGCTTCTACAAGGCGTATCTCTTCCTCTCGTCGGGTTCGGGCGTCGAACGCGCGGCTCCCAAAGACGCCGGCCACACCGAACTCGGCTTTTCCGGGGTCGCCGTCAGCCTCGTGACGGCCGTCGGCGGCGGCGCACTCTTCGGCGTCCTCACCGGGAAGGCGACGAGCCTGACGCTGAACAGCGGGACGATCCTGACGCTGGTCGTGGTCCTGACGACGCTGACCGCCGCCCGTGACATCCTCCGGCGCTCGACCCTGCCGACGACGGTCAGGTTCGTCAGCGTCCCGCTGGTCGTTCTGACCGCCATCGGCGGCTACGCCGTCATGTTCAACGCAGTCTCCTCGATGCTGTCCGGCGTCCCGATGACTTACGTCTCGACCGAGCTGACCGGCGTCCACTACCTCGTCGTCGCCCTCTTCGTCGGGGCGTACCTCGTCGCGGAACTGGGCTGGTATCGCTCGAGCGAACGCCTCTACGTCGCCCTGCTGAACGTCTCCCAACCCGATCCGTCGACCGTCCTCACCAGCACGGAGGAATACAATGACGCGTAA
- a CDS encoding Lrp/AsnC family transcriptional regulator translates to MAEYELDAVDREILYALQEEARNLSSSEIADRTDASSSTVRKRIQRLESEGVIKGYSANIDYTKSGYPIRMLLFCTASIPDRGAYIDDLLEISGVVSVQELITGEQNLLVTVVVENDRDVTPIAQQIADMGLTITDEVLVRSHRSTSFDEFSS, encoded by the coding sequence ATGGCGGAGTACGAGCTGGACGCGGTCGACCGGGAGATCCTCTACGCGTTACAGGAGGAGGCGCGGAACCTCTCCTCCAGCGAGATCGCCGACCGGACCGACGCCTCCTCGAGTACGGTCCGCAAGCGCATTCAGCGACTGGAGTCGGAGGGCGTCATCAAGGGCTACAGCGCCAACATCGACTACACGAAGTCCGGCTACCCGATCCGGATGCTGCTGTTCTGTACGGCATCGATCCCCGATCGGGGGGCGTACATCGACGACCTGCTCGAGATTTCCGGCGTCGTCTCGGTGCAGGAACTGATCACGGGCGAACAGAACCTCCTCGTGACCGTGGTCGTCGAGAACGACCGGGACGTCACGCCGATCGCACAGCAGATCGCGGACATGGGACTGACGATCACCGACGAAGTCCTCGTCCGTAGCCACCGATCGACGTCCTTCGACGAGTTCTCTTCCTAA
- a CDS encoding cold-shock protein encodes MAKGTVDFFNDTGGYGFIETEDADDDVFFHMEDIGGPDLEEGQELEFDIEQAPKGPRATNVERL; translated from the coding sequence ATGGCGAAAGGAACCGTTGATTTCTTCAACGACACTGGCGGCTACGGATTCATCGAGACTGAGGACGCGGACGACGACGTGTTCTTCCACATGGAAGACATCGGCGGCCCGGACCTGGAAGAAGGACAGGAACTCGAGTTCGACATCGAGCAGGCCCCCAAGGGCCCGCGCGCGACGAACGTCGAGCGCCTGTAA
- a CDS encoding cupin domain-containing protein, with amino-acid sequence MTEPLLRRGEDLEYETVEAADGLEKAVLLNDDHGAPTFAIRRFVLEPGAEVPKHTNDVEHEQYVLAGEYTVGLEDEEYEVEAGDSLLIPAGTVHWYRNESDVPGAFICAVPNGDDEIELLE; translated from the coding sequence ATGACAGAGCCACTGCTTCGCCGCGGCGAAGACCTCGAGTACGAGACCGTCGAGGCGGCCGACGGCCTCGAGAAAGCCGTCCTGCTCAACGACGATCACGGCGCGCCGACGTTTGCGATCCGGCGGTTCGTCCTCGAGCCCGGTGCCGAGGTGCCGAAACACACCAACGACGTCGAACACGAACAGTACGTCCTCGCGGGCGAGTACACCGTGGGGCTCGAGGACGAGGAGTACGAAGTCGAAGCCGGCGACTCGCTGCTCATCCCGGCGGGAACGGTCCACTGGTACCGCAACGAGAGCGACGTCCCGGGCGCGTTCATCTGTGCGGTGCCGAACGGCGACGACGAGATCGAGTTGCTCGAGTGA
- a CDS encoding FecCD family ABC transporter permease: MAEAESVGGHATTGQRDGWVTGTLVLFCLASTVVTVVAGLIQVSFGEYSMTFLEAWKAVFNPAVIFDLNAWASFLFDTERPDMSTDSIVVWNLRLPRVFVAIITGATLAVSGAIFQAVTRNELASPFVLGVSSGAGFAVLATLVVFSGLAPFLPLIAALGGTVAFGIVYAIAWKGGTSPVRLVLAGVIVNMVFQSLQQGLFFFADDLGVVQTAIAWITGSLTGTGWEEVRIAVLPAVISIGIAIAGARQLNVLMLGESTARSLGMRVERVRFFFSGVAILAASVAIAVAGVVSFFGLVVPHIVRNTVGGDYRRLMVGCAFAGPALMVTADVGARLALGGTQMPVGVVTGLIGGPYFLYLMRKQQSMGEL; the protein is encoded by the coding sequence ATGGCAGAAGCGGAGTCGGTCGGCGGGCACGCGACGACCGGGCAGCGAGACGGCTGGGTAACGGGGACACTCGTCCTCTTTTGTCTGGCGAGTACGGTCGTCACGGTCGTTGCGGGCCTGATTCAAGTGAGTTTCGGAGAGTACTCGATGACGTTCCTCGAGGCCTGGAAGGCGGTGTTCAATCCCGCGGTGATCTTCGATCTCAACGCCTGGGCCTCGTTCCTGTTCGACACCGAGCGGCCGGACATGAGTACCGACAGTATCGTCGTCTGGAACCTCCGGCTACCGCGGGTGTTCGTCGCGATCATCACCGGTGCGACGCTCGCGGTCTCGGGCGCGATCTTTCAGGCCGTGACGCGAAACGAACTGGCGAGTCCGTTCGTGCTGGGGGTCAGTTCCGGCGCCGGGTTCGCGGTGCTGGCGACGCTCGTCGTGTTCAGCGGTCTCGCGCCCTTCCTCCCGCTGATCGCCGCACTGGGAGGGACCGTCGCGTTCGGGATCGTCTACGCGATCGCCTGGAAGGGGGGAACGAGCCCCGTTCGGCTCGTACTCGCGGGCGTGATCGTCAACATGGTCTTCCAGTCGCTCCAGCAGGGACTGTTTTTCTTCGCGGACGATCTGGGCGTCGTCCAGACGGCGATCGCCTGGATCACGGGCTCGCTGACGGGCACCGGATGGGAAGAGGTCCGAATCGCGGTCCTGCCGGCAGTTATTTCGATCGGAATCGCGATCGCCGGCGCGCGCCAGTTGAACGTCCTGATGCTCGGCGAGAGCACCGCTCGATCGCTCGGAATGCGCGTCGAGCGGGTCCGCTTTTTCTTCTCTGGCGTCGCGATTCTGGCCGCCAGCGTCGCCATCGCCGTCGCCGGCGTCGTCAGTTTCTTCGGGCTCGTCGTCCCCCACATCGTCAGGAACACGGTCGGCGGCGACTACCGGCGACTGATGGTCGGCTGTGCCTTCGCCGGCCCCGCACTGATGGTTACCGCCGACGTCGGTGCCCGGCTCGCGCTGGGCGGGACGCAGATGCCCGTCGGCGTCGTGACGGGCCTGATCGGCGGCCCGTACTTCCTCTACCTGATGCGGAAACAGCAGTCGATGGGTGAGCTATAA
- a CDS encoding ABC transporter ATP-binding protein, with protein sequence MARTQPDTDRERTRITDDDGVEIESALVGDELELSYPSSDGTVVECARLDIPEEAVTALVGPNGSGKSTLLKALSNHLEPDTGTVRIHGEDLDSFSQKELARELGVLSQENDSLGSITVEDLVYHGRYPHRGFFDGPDEADHRAVERAIELAGIEGIRDAELGQLSGGQKQLAWIAMVLAQDTDALLLDEPTTFLDVHHQFRVLETIRQLNEEKGVTVSVILHDIAQAARFADYLVAMHDGRLYDWGPPEEVVTEQLLADVFGVEATVKYEPELQVLPKRALSDR encoded by the coding sequence ATGGCACGCACACAGCCTGACACGGACCGAGAACGGACGCGAATCACCGACGACGACGGCGTCGAAATCGAGAGCGCACTGGTCGGCGACGAGCTGGAACTCAGCTATCCGTCGAGCGACGGAACCGTCGTGGAGTGTGCCCGCCTCGACATCCCCGAGGAAGCGGTCACGGCACTCGTCGGACCGAACGGTAGCGGGAAGAGTACGCTCCTCAAGGCGCTCTCGAACCACCTCGAGCCGGACACCGGAACGGTCCGGATACACGGCGAGGATCTCGACTCGTTCAGTCAGAAGGAACTGGCCCGCGAACTGGGAGTTCTCTCGCAGGAAAACGATTCGCTGGGTTCGATCACCGTCGAAGACCTCGTCTATCACGGCCGCTACCCACACCGCGGGTTCTTCGACGGTCCCGACGAGGCGGATCATCGAGCGGTCGAACGGGCGATCGAGCTAGCCGGAATCGAAGGGATCCGCGACGCCGAACTCGGCCAGCTGAGCGGCGGGCAGAAACAGTTAGCCTGGATCGCCATGGTCCTCGCACAGGACACCGACGCCCTCCTGCTCGACGAGCCGACGACGTTTCTCGACGTACACCACCAGTTCCGCGTCCTCGAGACGATCCGCCAGTTGAACGAGGAGAAGGGCGTCACCGTTTCGGTCATCCTTCACGACATCGCACAGGCGGCCCGCTTCGCGGACTATCTGGTCGCCATGCACGACGGAAGACTGTACGACTGGGGGCCGCCCGAGGAAGTCGTCACCGAGCAACTCCTCGCGGATGTCTTCGGTGTGGAAGCGACCGTGAAGTACGAACCCGAGTTACAGGTATTGCCGAAACGGGCGCTTTCCGACCGGTAG
- a CDS encoding ABC transporter substrate-binding protein yields MTSDVQRTRRTVAKTGAAIAGLGTTAGCLGDSVSSDDESEYAVSMEPVGSVEFDAVPETWLAYTGDYADMGVALGQSDGLVGIGLQRRYGAHHYEELPGITVEADELTELWDGGTDKEVFYELESDVHVVDPNFMVNRLEWSRDDVDEIAETIGPFVGNTIFSASYDWHDYTRYSLYEAFEKIAEVFQERERYEAFANLHDDVLTNVRSRLPDERPEVAVLVPKSAEPEAFYPYTIDEGTQSKHWNDLRVEGAFAANGVADAQATGGTIDYEALLEIDPDVIAIRQQGAVTESEFEQGLVSFMREHDVASELRAVRNDRVIYGGMTYQGPIIHLFQLERAAQGLYPNEFDDEELFDRGRVADIVTGEY; encoded by the coding sequence ATGACGAGCGACGTGCAGCGGACGAGACGGACCGTGGCGAAGACCGGCGCGGCGATCGCGGGACTGGGCACGACGGCCGGTTGTCTCGGCGATTCTGTGTCGAGCGACGACGAAAGCGAATACGCAGTGTCGATGGAGCCCGTCGGTTCCGTCGAGTTCGACGCCGTCCCGGAGACGTGGCTTGCGTACACGGGAGACTACGCCGACATGGGCGTTGCGCTCGGTCAGAGCGACGGACTCGTCGGAATCGGGCTACAGAGACGGTACGGCGCTCACCACTACGAGGAACTACCGGGCATCACGGTCGAAGCCGACGAACTGACCGAACTCTGGGACGGCGGGACCGACAAGGAGGTGTTTTACGAACTCGAGTCGGACGTTCACGTCGTCGATCCGAACTTCATGGTCAACCGACTGGAATGGAGCCGGGACGACGTCGACGAGATCGCGGAGACGATCGGGCCGTTCGTCGGTAACACGATTTTCTCGGCCAGTTACGACTGGCACGACTACACCCGCTACAGTCTCTACGAGGCCTTCGAGAAGATCGCCGAGGTGTTTCAGGAGCGAGAGCGCTACGAGGCGTTCGCGAACCTCCACGATGACGTACTGACGAACGTCCGCTCGCGGCTCCCCGACGAGCGACCCGAGGTCGCGGTCCTCGTTCCGAAGTCGGCCGAGCCGGAGGCGTTCTATCCGTACACCATCGACGAGGGGACGCAGTCTAAACACTGGAACGATCTCCGGGTCGAGGGGGCGTTCGCCGCGAACGGCGTCGCCGACGCGCAGGCGACCGGCGGCACAATCGACTACGAAGCGCTTCTCGAGATCGACCCTGACGTCATCGCGATCAGACAGCAGGGCGCGGTCACGGAGTCGGAATTCGAACAGGGACTCGTCTCGTTCATGCGCGAACACGATGTCGCGAGCGAACTTCGAGCGGTACGGAACGATCGGGTGATCTACGGCGGCATGACCTATCAGGGTCCGATCATCCACCTCTTCCAACTCGAGCGGGCGGCGCAGGGATTATACCCGAACGAGTTCGACGACGAGGAACTCTTCGATCGCGGACGCGTCGCCGACATCGTTACCGGTGAGTACTGA
- a CDS encoding ABC transporter substrate-binding protein encodes MSENRTWTRRNVLRTGGAMAGVGATAGCLGSLGSSDREAAYTVSMPPVGEVEFPGVPETWVANNGSWADMGVALGQDPPDGVWLPSRYHTQYYDEIPDVSVDKSGMTRISDDGVDPETFYEMDGDVHVIDPNFLTNRFGDDVSESDVEDIENDIAPFFGNSIFSTGYSWHEDYPYLSLYEAFEKLAEVFQETERYEAFVEVHDEFQSNVEEVVPAEDERPEVAIMWAVESDMGSFSPYLIGEGTSFKQWRDLGIEDAFANTDVRDFHSTRGAVDYETLLEIDPEIILFRGQEAKTAEEFQDAIVSQMEDDDTARELTAVQNGDVYRGGPLYQGPITNLVVTERAAEQVYGVETELFDRQRVGDIVNGDF; translated from the coding sequence ATGAGTGAGAACCGGACTTGGACGAGACGCAACGTGCTTCGAACGGGAGGGGCGATGGCCGGCGTCGGTGCAACGGCCGGCTGTCTCGGTTCCCTCGGATCGTCCGATAGAGAGGCCGCATACACGGTGTCGATGCCGCCGGTCGGCGAAGTCGAGTTCCCGGGCGTCCCGGAAACGTGGGTCGCCAACAACGGAAGCTGGGCCGATATGGGGGTCGCACTGGGTCAGGATCCGCCGGACGGCGTCTGGCTGCCGTCCCGATACCACACGCAGTATTACGACGAGATCCCCGACGTCAGCGTCGACAAATCCGGGATGACGCGGATCTCCGACGACGGCGTCGATCCGGAGACGTTCTACGAAATGGACGGGGACGTCCACGTCATCGATCCCAACTTCCTGACGAACCGATTCGGCGACGACGTCAGCGAGAGCGACGTCGAAGACATCGAAAACGACATCGCGCCGTTCTTCGGGAACAGTATCTTCTCGACCGGCTACTCGTGGCACGAAGACTACCCGTACCTGTCCCTGTACGAGGCGTTCGAGAAGCTCGCCGAGGTGTTCCAGGAGACCGAGCGCTACGAGGCCTTCGTCGAGGTCCACGACGAGTTCCAGTCGAACGTCGAAGAAGTCGTTCCGGCCGAGGACGAGCGGCCCGAGGTCGCGATCATGTGGGCCGTCGAGAGCGATATGGGGTCGTTCTCTCCCTATCTGATCGGCGAGGGCACGAGCTTCAAGCAGTGGCGCGACCTCGGGATCGAGGACGCGTTCGCCAACACGGACGTACGCGACTTCCACAGTACGCGCGGTGCGGTCGACTACGAAACGCTCCTCGAGATCGATCCCGAAATCATCCTGTTTCGCGGACAGGAAGCCAAGACCGCCGAGGAGTTCCAGGACGCGATCGTCTCGCAGATGGAAGACGACGACACCGCACGGGAGCTAACGGCCGTCCAGAACGGCGACGTCTACCGCGGCGGCCCCCTCTATCAGGGCCCGATCACGAACCTCGTCGTCACGGAACGCGCGGCCGAACAGGTCTACGGCGTCGAGACGGAACTGTTCGACCGACAGCGGGTCGGCGACATCGTCAACGGCGACTTCTAG
- a CDS encoding DEAD/DEAH box helicase: MSKQVQQVETIFCHETGDDFLVVVERDGKRLFRAKLGLSETSAGPRPAKFRLKQGSSEEPRQPDEFVELARRAERIRISEQTSPEKRRELTEMLAGYQLEDKAKAVRTCRYCAGAGRYSPITTETAVKDDEDWICRDCARQELERQLSFTGGGEVTGAAKERLEELMMEVQDLERIVNLLKGRLDPDLTKFDTISATTDEVDPVRTDSLNLHPGLQNLLEDRFDTLLPVQSLAVEHGLFDGDDQLVVSATATGKTLVGELAGINRVLNGKGTMLFLVPLVALANQKYEDFQDEYGHLVDVSIRVGASRIADEGERFDPNADVIVGTYEGIDHALRTGKEMGDIGTVVIDEVHTLKEDDRGHRLDGLISRLKYTCEQRAKRRDDYGGAQWIYLSATVGNPEQLTAALEATLIEFEERPVPIERHVTFADGQEKVRVENKLVKREFDTESSKGYRGQTIIFTNSRRRCHEISRKLDYSAAPYHAGLDYKRRKEVERKFGEQELSAVVTTAALAAGVDFPASQVVFDSLAMGIEWLSVQEFHQMLGRAGRPDYHDEGTVYVLVEPDCSYHNSMEMTEDEVAFKLLKGEMESVMTHYDEAAAVEETLANVTVGGKAAKALNDRMLGEVPTKHAIGKLLEYDFIDGFEPTPLGQVVTEHFLAPGQAFTLLDGIRKDAHPYELVADLELRDAEL; this comes from the coding sequence GTGTCGAAGCAGGTCCAGCAGGTCGAAACGATCTTCTGTCACGAGACGGGCGACGACTTCCTCGTCGTCGTCGAACGTGACGGGAAACGGTTGTTCCGAGCGAAGCTCGGCCTCTCCGAAACGTCGGCGGGACCTCGCCCCGCGAAGTTCCGACTGAAACAGGGCTCGAGCGAGGAACCCCGCCAGCCCGACGAGTTCGTCGAACTCGCGCGGCGAGCCGAGCGGATCCGGATTTCCGAACAGACCTCGCCCGAGAAGCGGCGCGAACTCACCGAGATGCTCGCGGGCTACCAGCTCGAGGACAAGGCAAAGGCCGTCCGGACCTGCCGGTACTGCGCCGGCGCGGGGCGGTACTCGCCGATCACGACGGAGACTGCGGTCAAGGACGACGAGGACTGGATCTGTCGCGACTGCGCCCGGCAGGAACTCGAGCGCCAACTGTCCTTTACCGGCGGCGGCGAAGTGACCGGCGCGGCGAAAGAGCGCCTCGAGGAACTCATGATGGAGGTCCAGGACTTAGAACGGATCGTCAACCTCCTCAAGGGGCGGCTCGATCCCGACCTGACGAAGTTCGATACCATCTCGGCGACGACCGACGAGGTCGACCCCGTCCGGACCGACTCGCTGAACCTCCATCCCGGGCTGCAGAACTTGCTCGAGGACCGGTTCGATACCCTGCTACCGGTCCAGAGCCTCGCGGTCGAACACGGCCTGTTCGACGGCGACGACCAGCTCGTGGTGTCGGCGACGGCGACCGGGAAGACCTTAGTCGGCGAACTGGCCGGCATCAACCGCGTGTTGAACGGCAAGGGGACGATGCTCTTTCTCGTCCCCCTCGTGGCGCTGGCCAACCAGAAGTACGAGGACTTCCAGGACGAGTACGGCCACCTCGTCGACGTCTCCATCCGCGTGGGCGCGAGCCGGATCGCCGACGAGGGCGAGCGGTTCGACCCGAACGCCGACGTCATCGTCGGCACCTACGAGGGGATCGACCACGCCCTGCGGACGGGCAAGGAGATGGGCGACATCGGGACCGTCGTCATCGACGAGGTCCACACCCTCAAGGAGGACGACCGGGGTCACCGGCTGGACGGACTGATCTCCCGGCTCAAATACACCTGCGAACAGCGCGCGAAGCGCCGCGACGACTACGGCGGCGCGCAGTGGATCTACCTCTCGGCGACGGTCGGCAACCCCGAACAGCTCACGGCGGCGCTCGAGGCGACGCTCATCGAGTTCGAGGAGCGGCCGGTCCCGATCGAACGCCACGTCACCTTCGCCGACGGACAGGAGAAAGTCAGGGTGGAGAACAAGCTCGTCAAACGCGAGTTCGACACGGAGTCCTCGAAGGGGTATCGCGGCCAGACGATTATCTTCACCAACTCCCGGCGGCGCTGTCACGAGATCAGCCGCAAACTCGACTACTCGGCCGCGCCCTATCACGCCGGCCTGGACTACAAGCGCCGCAAGGAGGTCGAGCGCAAGTTCGGCGAGCAGGAACTGTCGGCGGTCGTCACGACCGCCGCGCTCGCGGCCGGGGTCGACTTCCCCGCCTCGCAGGTCGTCTTCGACTCGCTGGCGATGGGCATCGAGTGGCTCTCCGTCCAGGAGTTTCACCAGATGCTCGGGCGGGCGGGCCGACCCGACTACCACGACGAAGGGACGGTGTACGTCCTCGTCGAACCCGACTGCAGCTACCACAACTCCATGGAGATGACCGAGGACGAGGTCGCGTTCAAGCTCCTCAAAGGGGAGATGGAATCGGTGATGACCCACTACGACGAGGCCGCAGCCGTCGAAGAGACCCTCGCGAACGTCACGGTCGGCGGCAAGGCCGCGAAGGCCCTGAACGACCGCATGCTCGGCGAAGTTCCAACGAAACACGCCATCGGGAAACTGCTCGAGTACGACTTCATCGACGGCTTCGAGCCCACGCCGCTCGGGCAGGTCGTCACCGAACACTTCTTAGCGCCCGGGCAGGCGTTTACCCTGCTCGACGGCATCCGGAAGGACGCCCACCCCTACGAACTCGTCGCCGACCTCGAGTTGCGCGACGCGGAGCTTTAA
- a CDS encoding DUF7504 family protein, which translates to MEPLTPAAIEPPANVLLVHPDHNEPDACEQLCHDSAETARLTVTFADETPEPPDPDDVDCKRGLLTIGNVLADSRAESSPDFGASVVTDSVTDPTDLGAIGVAVSRFCKHWSEADEDIAVCFDSLDALLRHTSTEEVFQFAHVLTNRLANVGAYAHFHFDPTRHEDRVVSTFGAIFDEVVADDDTDESLPEATDEEVADLLAEWDADASADLEPAADSEATDEEIARTLGR; encoded by the coding sequence ATGGAACCGCTCACGCCAGCCGCGATCGAGCCGCCCGCGAACGTCCTGCTCGTTCATCCCGATCACAACGAGCCCGACGCCTGCGAACAGTTGTGTCACGACAGTGCGGAGACGGCGCGGCTCACGGTGACGTTCGCAGACGAGACACCGGAGCCCCCGGACCCGGACGACGTCGACTGCAAGCGAGGCCTGCTCACGATCGGCAACGTACTGGCCGATTCGAGGGCCGAGTCGTCCCCCGACTTCGGGGCGTCGGTCGTCACCGACTCGGTCACCGATCCGACCGATCTCGGAGCGATCGGCGTCGCCGTCAGCCGGTTCTGCAAACACTGGTCCGAGGCCGACGAGGACATCGCCGTCTGTTTCGACTCGCTGGACGCGCTGCTCAGACACACCTCGACAGAAGAGGTCTTCCAGTTCGCACACGTCCTGACGAACCGGCTGGCGAACGTGGGTGCCTACGCACACTTTCACTTCGATCCGACCCGCCACGAGGATCGGGTCGTCTCGACGTTCGGAGCGATCTTCGACGAGGTCGTCGCCGACGACGATACCGACGAGTCGCTCCCGGAAGCCACCGACGAGGAGGTCGCCGACCTCCTCGCCGAGTGGGACGCGGACGCAAGCGCCGACCTCGAGCCCGCGGCGGACTCGGAGGCCACCGACGAGGAGATCGCGCGGACCCTCGGCCGATAG
- a CDS encoding pro-sigmaK processing inhibitor BofA family protein: MTGLEILVLVAVLALVLVAAQLVRAARPFIVNAIVGLVVLYLAQAVFGLTIAITPVVIAIVALGGLPGSIVVIVLSVLEIAFV; the protein is encoded by the coding sequence ATGACCGGCCTCGAGATTCTGGTGTTGGTGGCGGTCCTCGCACTCGTCCTCGTCGCGGCCCAGCTCGTCAGAGCGGCCCGCCCCTTCATCGTCAACGCGATCGTCGGCCTCGTCGTCTTGTACCTCGCGCAGGCGGTCTTCGGCCTCACGATCGCGATCACGCCGGTCGTCATCGCCATCGTCGCCCTCGGGGGTCTTCCCGGCTCGATCGTCGTGATCGTGCTGTCGGTCCTCGAGATCGCGTTCGTCTGA